Within the Plesiomonas shigelloides genome, the region CTCTTTGACCGTAGATACCAATATGCACCAAAAAGTGGGGCAATCCCTGTTGGTGGATACAGGCACTGAAGTGCACATCAATGTCGGAGAGAAATTGGTATTAGAAGCAGGCTCGGAGCTGACGCTAAGTGGCGGCGGTAGCTTTGTGAAGCTCGACCCAAGTGGCATCAAGCTGGTGGGTCCAGATATTAAGCTCAATGCAGGAGGAAGCCCAGAAGTGGGGACGAGTTGGGCGGGGCAGGCTCCCGCGCTTCCTAAAGGCATTGGCGCGGAGAAGGCTCCAGAGCCGGTTGAGCTGATTAAGGCACTGCCTACGGAAGAGGCGATGGAGGCATTGCTCAAAGAGCGGATGCTTAAAGTGGATTATCAACCGTCTGTTTGATGGCTTACGTATAATATAGGGTTGAACAGTAAAGATGAAAATCGTCTACCCCATGCAGTTGGCGGGAGAGGGTACTCCCAAGGAAATTGCATCACTTGATGAGTTTATTAGCCAGCTCAATAAATTAAATAGTGGAACCTTCCCTATAGGACGTAATCGTATTTGGCATGGTGGAGTTCACCTCAGCGAAAAAGGGGGATGGCATTCAAGCGGTGCTGTTCGTGCTATTGCTGATGGAGAAATTGTTGCTTATCGGTTTGCGACTGAACCTGCTAAAGCAACGCGTAAATCTGAAGCCGGGGAGCCTGAGCACGAGATTGATTTGTATACCTCTCCTTCGTTTTGCCTAATTCGTCACCGCTATGAGGCGGGAGAGAAAAATAAAAACAGCTTAACTTTTTATAGCTTGTACATGCATATAGCTTGTGAAAACAGCTATAGCGCTGAGCCTGAGCGGTATGTTGTTGATGGTAATGACGTCTCTATTTATAAGGGATCTGCGGGGTTGCAGCTTAAGTCTGAAGATAAATTAGGCATTGCGCGGAAAGGGGCTGAAGTTATTTTAGTGGATAGGAATAATTGGTCTGAGAGATACAACTTGCGCAATGAGCCTCAAATTTACCAATTGATGTGCTATGCCGAGCCCAAGGCCGGAGATCCTGAACTGTTTTATATTGCGGCAAAATATATCAAGGCCGAGTGTAAAATGAAACCTAACTGGCTGACTCCACCGGAAAGTAAGCCAGCTCGCTATACAGTACCTAATAATACATGGCTAAGAAAAACGGCGGACAGTACTGAAGAAAGTACTGGAGTACCTGCCGGTAGTGAAGTTGTGTTGTTAGGTGAGCAACAGATGGTAACGATTAACGGTGGTCTTACTGATTTTCGTCAAGTTCAAGTGTTCAAAGTGGGGAACGGAACCGTCAAGAATAGTGCTAATCAGGTGATGGCTAATGCTAGCAAGGGTTCGATTGGCTGGTTAGCAAAAAATAAATTCGGTGCGGCTTTAACCGCGGAATCTAGCATCCCGATTGAGTTTGATAAGGTTGTATTGCGTGATAGTAACCCAATAGCTGTTCAGGCAGGCGAGGTTATCGGCCATTGGGGCGAGCACCAAGTGGCAACGTCCAGTGCGAGTGGATTTAGCCTCGATCCTGATCAGAAGGCTGTACATTTTGAAGTGTTTGTCACTGAGAAAGATACGCAAGATAAGCAGATGCTTAACGATTGTATCCAGAACAAAGCGCAGGTAACCGGTGGTCAGGATTACTTGGTTATTAAGAAGAATGAGGTTGATACGTGCCGCCTGACTAACCATAAAAACCAACCAAGTTATAAGAATGTGGCTAAACTTGGTCCACTGACTGTCCCGTTGGCGGTAAAGAAGGCTGATATTGTTACTCATGGCACCCAAAAATTTGTTCGAGTACGCGAACGTGCTGCGGCAAAAGGGGAATTGGCTGGGGAATTTGTCTTATTGGCGGGTGATACTGAGTTACTAAGCCAACATGATTGGGGCAAGTTAGGGGTTAAACTCGTTGATGGCAGTAGTGATCCTGATGGGTTCTTGGATAAACAGGATACAGAAGGTCAGGAAGGTGGGGCATTTTTTAGCACTCTTTATGACCAACTAACTATAGATCGAGACAATGATAATGTACTGAGTGGCGACGAAATTAAATCTGCTTTGGCCGATGATGATTTGGCAAACAAGCTGCGCCGGTTATTTATCAAGCATGAAAGTGAATGGATAAAGCGTGATAAAGGGTGGCCACGTCTTCAAAAAGAGCTAGCTGACCAGCCTAAACTGTATGAATATGCAATGCAGGTACACAACAATATGGCTTGGGTTGAAGAAGCTAAAGAGATATTGGGCAACTCTAAAATGTGGTTTATTCATCCGGCTGGGATGATGGGGTTGGTGTCTGAGTTTTCAAAGAAAAAAATCACACTGGCCATGTTAAGAAAAATATGGAGTGACATAGGATTAGTCTCTGACGATTTACTAGATGTTGTTGCTAATGAATTAAATAGTAATATTGAAAATATGAAAATTAATACTAGTAACCGACTATACCACTTTATGGCTCAAGTTTACCAAGAGGTAGGTTCTTCTTTTAAGGTTGTTGAGAATTTAAACTATAAGCCAAGTGTTCTTATTGGTAAATTTGAATACTATTCTAAGAGGCCAGATGAAGCTGAGCAAGATGGAAGGACTCGAGAGCATCCTGCTAACCAAATCACTATAGCTAATAAAGCTTATGCTAATAGATATGAAAATGGTTCTGTGAAAAGTGGTGATGGTTATAAATATAGAGGTAGAGGCGCGAAACAATTAACGTTTAGAAGTAATTACAAGGAGTTCACCCGATTTAGTCGGGCAGAGTGGGGTACGCTTGATGATTATGAGTTGAATCCCGATTTACTTGTTAACATAGATATATCAATTCGCTCTGCATTGTTTTTTTGGCGACAAAAGAAATTATATTCCATAGCCGATCAAGGTGTCACATACGCTGAATCAAGCGCTATAACTAAAGTGGTTAACAAATATGATGATAGCTATCAAAAACGATTTAAAAATCTTACGTCATTTATTTCAATGGGAGTTTTTGATGATGTTTTATAAATTTTTCATCGCTGCATTTTTTTTCGTTTTTCCAAATAGCTCTGTTATGGCTACGGAGGTTTATGCTCGATTATTGAACGATTCATCTTGGGGTATATTCATCGAAGGAAAAAGTCATGAAATAATATCTTTTGAGTTAGATGGAAATGCTAGGGATGTTAATATTGTTGAAAAACATAGGCGAGAATGTAATTCTCAGGTTGTTGATGAAGTGGTGGTTAATTCTAACTCATCTAACGGTGATAGTGGTGAGGTATATTTTTATAAAATAGCAATATCCTCATCTGGTATAGTGATATTTTTTGATGTGTCCACATTAAGTTTAAATAAAAAAAATGGGCTTCAATCTTCACAGTCAGATATTTGCGATTATATAGATTCCGATCTTAATTTAAATATTTTGTATAAGAAGAAAATAAACACATTAAAATCACCTCTTCTGTTAGAGCGATTCAAAGACTCCCAAAGAAAGTGGTTAGCTTATAGAGATGCAGCTTGTCTTTATGAGTCAACTGATTTTAATTATGAGAGTGACGCTCCTTATATGAAGGCGGTGGGTCAAACCTGTATATCGAAAATTACTCTAGATAGAAATAAGTATATCGAAACCATTTAGATTTTATAAGAGTTAAGTTAATTGTATATTTTTAATTTAATTTTGCTAGGAATGGGTCTTAGATAACATGGTTTTTATTGTTCATGTTGACTTAAAATAATCATGTGGTAGATGTAGCGTAGTTTAGAGTTATTCAGACTAATTATAAATAATTGTGGGTTACTTGTACAGAGCGAACACCCCTGTGTAAGTAACCAAATTAGGATTCAGTATTTGCATCTATCTTAAATTTAAAACAGTACCATAAATCACCCCCCATACATTAATCTTCATGTTTTTATTTACCAAACATTACCACTCATCTCCGCTTACAAAATGTAACTCGCTGTTAATTTCGATGATTTGTGGAGGGAAAAAAGTCAGTCTACTGTTTTAGTCTCGGTGAGACAGAAGAGAAAAACGGAGTTCCTTATGAAGACCACGCTGCTTGCTGCGTTGATGACAGCGCTGTTTGCTGGACAGGTGTCCGCTTGTACCACCATTTTGGTGGGGAATCAGGCGTCGGCGGATGGCTCATTTATTGCGGCGCGTAATGAAGATTATTCCGCAACCAATGCCAAACACATGGTGAGCCATCCGGCGGCACATCATCAGAAAGGGGTTTTCAAAGCACACGGTAATGATTTTACCTATCCGTTGCCGCAAGAGGCGCTGAGCTATACCGCAATCCATGATTTTGATACACAAGATAAATCTATGGGCGAGGTGGGTTTTAACTCTGCTGGCGTGGGAATGACGGCGACTGAAACTATCTATAACGGTCAGCCGGTGCTGAAAGTCGATCCATATGTGGAAAAAACGGGGATCACCGAAGACTCGATCCAAACCGTGATTTTGCCGCGGATCCATTCTGCGCGTGAAGGCGTGGAATTACTGGGAAAAATTATTGAGCAGCAAGGGGCGGGTGAAGGTTTTGGGGTGGCGTTTGTTGACCAGCACGATCTTTGGTATCTGGAGACCGGCAGTGGCCACCAGTGGATGGCCACTCGTTTGCCTGCGGATCAATATTTTGTCTCGGCTAATCAGGGCCGGTTGCAAAAATACGATCCTAAAGATACGGCAAACTATTTAGGCTCACCAACCTTGATTAGCTTTGCTGAGCAGCATGGTCTGTATAACCCACAGCAAGGGCCGTTTAATTTCCATCAGGTGTATTCACAGGATGTCGAAAACGATCTGACCTATAACTATCCTCGGGTTTGGACTTTACAGCATATGTTCAATCCGGAGCTGAAAACCACCATTACTGATGGCAAAAACTTCCCAGTATTCCTAAAACCGGCGCAGAAGATCTCGGTCGCGCAGGTTGAACAGGCGCTGCGTAATCATTATCAAGGCACCAAACACGATCCGTATACGAACAATAATCCAGCAGAGCCATATCGCCCGATTGCTGTGTTCCGTACACAAGAGTCGCATATTTTGCAGGTTCGCCCGAACTTACCCAAAGCCATTGGAGAGGTGGAGTATGTGGCTTATGGAATGCCAGCGCTGAGTGTGTACGTGCCGTATTACCAAGGTATTCAGCACTATTTGCCAGGTTATGATAAAGGCTCCGATCAGGCAGATAATGAATCGGTAAACTGGAAATACCGCAAACTGCAGACGCTGGTGATGCAAAACTACAACGCGTATGCCCCTGATGTGCAACGCGCTTATAAAGCGTTCGAAGAACAAACCGCTGCGCGGCAAGCAGCGATGGAGCAAGAGTATCTGAAGCTCTATAAAACCGAGCCTGCTAAAGCGCAACAAGTGCTGCAAAAGTTTGAAGATAAAACCATGCAAGCGGCGCTTGATTTAACCGATAAATTGACCAACCAGGTCTTTACTAAAATGACCCATGACACGGATATGAAGTACCACTTCGAGGGGGCGTGATCCGCGGTTATGAGTGTTTGATGTGAATCAATGCAGAAAAGCGGTGCTGAGCACCGCTTTTTTGTGTCCGAAAGGCGGAGATGAGAGCGTGGCTTACTCTTCAATACGTAAACCGTAGGTTTTGAATTTCTCCAGCACCACAGCGATCTCTTCGTCTGACAGCACCGGCACTGGATCGGTAATTGCCAGTGTCGTGAGATAAAGGCGCGCTAATACTTCGACTTCATGTGCTAGCCACAGGGCCTTGGTTAGGTTTTCTTCGCAGGCGATCAGCCCGTGATGTTGCAGCAAGGTCGCTTTACGGTATTTCAGCGCTTTAATGACATGTTCAGACAGCTCCCGTGTGCCGAAGGTGGCGTAAGGCGCACATGGAATGCTGTTGCCGCCAGCGGCGGCAATCATGTAATGAATCGCAGGGATCGGGCGGTTGAGAATAGATACCGCTGTGCAGTGGATAGCATGGTTATGCAACACGGCATTGGCATCAGGGCGTGTTTGATAGGCGGCCAGATGGAAGCGCCATTCACTCGATGGCAGCTTACCGGCTTCATGTTGGCCATTGCCATCAATATAGACAATATGATCTTCGGTCAATTGCTCGTAAGGAATGCCGGTTGGCGTGATCAGCATACCATCACGATAACGTACGCTGACGTTACCGGCAGTTCCCTGATTCAGACCCAGTCGGGTCATCTCCAGACAAGTCGCAATAATCTCACGAGCCAGTGTTGCTCTTTCCATGCTGTACCCCTTTTACGACGAGCGTCATCTATGTTCGGTTATATTCAATCAGTGATAGGCGATGCCGGATCACCGGTGTTGGCCTTGAGTATGTGCTGGCGCCAAGTAAAGCGGTTTGGCAATACGTGATAATCGCACCAGATGAAAGCGTTAATGATTACGGTGTTTCGATATTTCGTTTTGGATTTTAATTTCGATAATTCGTTAAATACGTCTGCTTCTCTATACCCGTCTCTATATGTGAGTCTCGATAGAGGCAGTGAGTAAATTGTTGTTGAGTTATCTTCAGCTTAATATCGGTTGAATTGAATTTTTCGCGTTTATTTTGTGACGTTCGTCAATAGGAATTACTTTCTTTAAAGTAAACCCTATGTTTAATCGGGAATTATTTTGTCCGTTTGTTTTGTTGGGTCGCTAAAACGGGCATTAAATATGTGCGTGGCTGTATGAATGACCGTTTTTGATTATTACGCGCTTATTCGGTCATGATGTATTTGGTATTTGTGTTTTTTCTTTAGGGAACGAATCAAACGGTCAGCGGTTTATGTGGTGATAAAGTGATTAAATTCACATTTTAACCGGATGAAAGGGGGCGATGTGAGCCCCGTCATATTTTATTCGTGTTAGGTCTTTAAATTAATTGTCAGCAACACCCGCAAGCAGAAAGAAATGAAAAACAAAACAGAAACAAAATACAAAGAGTGCAAGCCAATAGAGCTCAGCAACAGAGATAAAAGTAGAGTAAGAAAAGCTAAATCTGACTGAGGGTTTTTTATCGTACGGATTGTTAAATCGCGAAGCTTTTTATGGCATCACTGGCGTGGTGTCATGAATAAATTAGATTGTGTGATTTAATGGCGGTGTGATGAGGCCTAAATCAGGATTATGAAAAAATCAGGTAAGAAGCGTATTACAGGTAGCAAACTCTGTGGCATAACAGCGCTGTTATCTGGCTGATGTTACTGAGCTTGTTGCTTACGCTTGGCGCTGAGAGACCGGTTTAACCTGCTCTTAGCTCTGCGGTGATGTATGCGGTTACCTGATGGTTATCTTACTTAGGTTTCCTTTTTCGGCAGCAGTGCTGCGCTGAAAAATGGGCCAATGACGTTAATCTGCAGCGCATTATGGTGGGCGAATGGCTATTCATCCACAGGCGTATTCTGGCGTCAGTAGTAGAAAGAATAATGCATTGCATTGCGACCAATTCCTTCTGAACTGCGGGACATCCCTACAGTCATGTTCCTGATTATTGTTCGGTTTGACCGTAATAAATAACAGCATGACATAAAAATAATGATGCCCTACCCGATAACCAATGGAGTGTTAGCCATGTCAGAAATAACGACCAAAAGCACGGAGGCTGCGGACATTATTGCTGGTAATGCACCGTCAGCCGAGGTGGTGCCTAAGAATATTCTGATCCCGTTTATATTACTGACCAGTTGTTTTGCATTGTGGGGACTGGCCAATAATATGACCGATGTGCTGATTGCACAGTTTAGAAAAGTATTTACCTTGACGGATATGCAATCTGGTTTAGTGCAGACTGCTTTTTATGGTGCCTATTTTTGCCTGGCTTTACCCGCCGCGCTCTTTATTAAACGGTTCAGCTATAAAGCCGGCGTGCTATTAGGCCTCGGATTATTTTGTACTGGCGCATTGTTATTTTATCCCGCCAGTCAAATTATGGAGTATGGCCCGTTCCTGATGGCGTTGTTCGTGCTGGCCGGTGGTTTATCGATTCTGGAGACCAGTGCCAACCCCTACATTATTGCGATGGGGCCACAAGAAACGGCCACTCGCCGTTTGAATCTGGCGCAATCGTTTAACCCGATTGGCTCTATCACCGGTGTCTTGATCGGTAAGTTCTATATTTTGTCGCAACTGCACCCCGCAACCGATGCTGAACGGGCGGCCATGTCGCCGGAAGCGCTGGGTTCTATCCAGTCGGCTGAATTGTCGGCGGTGATGGGGCCGTATGTGGTGGTAGCGCTGGTTATCATGCTGGTGTGGTTAGCCATT harbors:
- a CDS encoding C69 family dipeptidase; its protein translation is MKTTLLAALMTALFAGQVSACTTILVGNQASADGSFIAARNEDYSATNAKHMVSHPAAHHQKGVFKAHGNDFTYPLPQEALSYTAIHDFDTQDKSMGEVGFNSAGVGMTATETIYNGQPVLKVDPYVEKTGITEDSIQTVILPRIHSAREGVELLGKIIEQQGAGEGFGVAFVDQHDLWYLETGSGHQWMATRLPADQYFVSANQGRLQKYDPKDTANYLGSPTLISFAEQHGLYNPQQGPFNFHQVYSQDVENDLTYNYPRVWTLQHMFNPELKTTITDGKNFPVFLKPAQKISVAQVEQALRNHYQGTKHDPYTNNNPAEPYRPIAVFRTQESHILQVRPNLPKAIGEVEYVAYGMPALSVYVPYYQGIQHYLPGYDKGSDQADNESVNWKYRKLQTLVMQNYNAYAPDVQRAYKAFEEQTAARQAAMEQEYLKLYKTEPAKAQQVLQKFEDKTMQAALDLTDKLTNQVFTKMTHDTDMKYHFEGA
- the fucA gene encoding L-fuculose-phosphate aldolase, with protein sequence MERATLAREIIATCLEMTRLGLNQGTAGNVSVRYRDGMLITPTGIPYEQLTEDHIVYIDGNGQHEAGKLPSSEWRFHLAAYQTRPDANAVLHNHAIHCTAVSILNRPIPAIHYMIAAAGGNSIPCAPYATFGTRELSEHVIKALKYRKATLLQHHGLIACEENLTKALWLAHEVEVLARLYLTTLAITDPVPVLSDEEIAVVLEKFKTYGLRIEE
- the fucP gene encoding L-fucose:H+ symporter permease, whose amino-acid sequence is MSEITTKSTEAADIIAGNAPSAEVVPKNILIPFILLTSCFALWGLANNMTDVLIAQFRKVFTLTDMQSGLVQTAFYGAYFCLALPAALFIKRFSYKAGVLLGLGLFCTGALLFYPASQIMEYGPFLMALFVLAGGLSILETSANPYIIAMGPQETATRRLNLAQSFNPIGSITGVLIGKFYILSQLHPATDAERAAMSPEALGSIQSAELSAVMGPYVVVALVIMLVWLAIAFTRMPVASDTGGSDQSLKSSFGRLLAKKYFVRGVLGQFFYVGAQIGCWSYTIRYVMTEMGGNEADASTYLLVSIVLFSASRFVCTAMMKFISPAVLLGLLASLASLSLLLVMFVGGMTGIYALVAVSACMSLMFPTIFGLSVHGLGKDTQFGGSCLIMAILGGAVLTAIMGQISDMAGIRMAFVIPMLGFIYLIHFGFKGHKA
- a CDS encoding lysozyme inhibitor LprI family protein; translated protein: MMFYKFFIAAFFFVFPNSSVMATEVYARLLNDSSWGIFIEGKSHEIISFELDGNARDVNIVEKHRRECNSQVVDEVVVNSNSSNGDSGEVYFYKIAISSSGIVIFFDVSTLSLNKKNGLQSSQSDICDYIDSDLNLNILYKKKINTLKSPLLLERFKDSQRKWLAYRDAACLYESTDFNYESDAPYMKAVGQTCISKITLDRNKYIETI
- a CDS encoding glycoside hydrolase family 19 protein, translated to MKIVYPMQLAGEGTPKEIASLDEFISQLNKLNSGTFPIGRNRIWHGGVHLSEKGGWHSSGAVRAIADGEIVAYRFATEPAKATRKSEAGEPEHEIDLYTSPSFCLIRHRYEAGEKNKNSLTFYSLYMHIACENSYSAEPERYVVDGNDVSIYKGSAGLQLKSEDKLGIARKGAEVILVDRNNWSERYNLRNEPQIYQLMCYAEPKAGDPELFYIAAKYIKAECKMKPNWLTPPESKPARYTVPNNTWLRKTADSTEESTGVPAGSEVVLLGEQQMVTINGGLTDFRQVQVFKVGNGTVKNSANQVMANASKGSIGWLAKNKFGAALTAESSIPIEFDKVVLRDSNPIAVQAGEVIGHWGEHQVATSSASGFSLDPDQKAVHFEVFVTEKDTQDKQMLNDCIQNKAQVTGGQDYLVIKKNEVDTCRLTNHKNQPSYKNVAKLGPLTVPLAVKKADIVTHGTQKFVRVRERAAAKGELAGEFVLLAGDTELLSQHDWGKLGVKLVDGSSDPDGFLDKQDTEGQEGGAFFSTLYDQLTIDRDNDNVLSGDEIKSALADDDLANKLRRLFIKHESEWIKRDKGWPRLQKELADQPKLYEYAMQVHNNMAWVEEAKEILGNSKMWFIHPAGMMGLVSEFSKKKITLAMLRKIWSDIGLVSDDLLDVVANELNSNIENMKINTSNRLYHFMAQVYQEVGSSFKVVENLNYKPSVLIGKFEYYSKRPDEAEQDGRTREHPANQITIANKAYANRYENGSVKSGDGYKYRGRGAKQLTFRSNYKEFTRFSRAEWGTLDDYELNPDLLVNIDISIRSALFFWRQKKLYSIADQGVTYAESSAITKVVNKYDDSYQKRFKNLTSFISMGVFDDVL